Genomic segment of Caldisalinibacter kiritimatiensis:
TATATTCTTCTTTATCTAACCTCATTATCCTTTTATCAATTACTTCTGTGACCATATCTACGTCTATGTTTTTGACTTCTTTACCTATTATTCCTTTATACTTTTGCTTAATTACTTTTTCTAAAGTCGTCTCGTCAATTTCTTCTTCATCATATGAAAAAATAATATCTATACTCTTTAATATGAACTTTGATTTATTAATTGATTCCTCCAATTTTTCCAGTCGTATGTCCTTATCCTGAACTTGTGTTTCTAAATAGTTTATCCTTTCAATATATTCATCTAATCTGTAGCTTATCAACGTACCCATACCAACTGCTCCAGCTAACATACCAATTATTATTCCTGTTATAAGGGTAAAAAAATACTTGAAGCCTTTACTCTTTATTCCATCCATATTTTACTCCACCTCTGTATTAACTTGATAAAACTATATCCAAGATTAGCTCCTATTAAAGCAGTCATAATATATAATATCTGCTTAATAACTGATTTTATTTCGCCTTTCAGTAAGCCCTTTTCAATGGCTTGAAAGGAGGAAAATGTACCACCTAAAGCAACTGCTACTGCCCAAATTTTTATTGAACTTGCTACACTTATCATAGTTTTAACCGGAGAGTGATTGTTAACAATAGCTCCCATTCCAGCAAATACACTAGCTCCAACTATTACTCCAAAGGCTATTAAAAAGTTATATAATAAATTGCTAAAAAAATCACACACATCCATCACCTTTTTATAATT
This window contains:
- a CDS encoding YtrH family sporulation protein, giving the protein MDVCDFFSNLLYNFLIAFGVIVGASVFAGMGAIVNNHSPVKTMISVASSIKIWAVAVALGGTFSSFQAIEKGLLKGEIKSVIKQILYIMTALIGANLGYSFIKLIQRWSKIWME